A single window of Leptospira dzoumogneensis DNA harbors:
- a CDS encoding MotA/TolQ/ExbB proton channel family protein: protein MILAKTDSLVSIIPPETVPILILLVSIVGFTIIIERLIFFSRWKAITPDDWRRVKDLLREKNYDSASDLMRSLSQGPVSQVLQAGITQFKKNASSVDDEIVTQGLNQIQRMEKFLSPLATIATISPLLGVLGTVLGIIRSFAEGSGTRGAEVGISEALITTAMGLAVAIPAYIFHNFFQKKKEDTISEMESLSEQALRFLK, encoded by the coding sequence ATGATTCTTGCCAAAACAGATTCTTTGGTTTCCATTATTCCACCGGAAACCGTACCTATTCTGATCCTTCTAGTTTCTATAGTAGGATTTACAATCATCATAGAAAGGCTGATCTTCTTCTCTCGTTGGAAAGCAATTACTCCTGACGATTGGAGAAGGGTAAAAGATCTACTCAGAGAAAAAAACTATGATTCCGCTTCCGATCTAATGAGAAGTCTGAGCCAAGGACCGGTCTCCCAGGTTTTACAAGCAGGTATTACCCAGTTTAAGAAAAATGCATCTTCCGTAGATGATGAGATCGTGACCCAAGGATTAAATCAGATCCAGAGAATGGAAAAATTCCTTTCTCCGTTAGCTACAATCGCTACCATCTCCCCACTTTTAGGAGTATTGGGAACAGTTCTTGGGATTATTCGTTCCTTCGCGGAAGGTTCCGGAACAAGAGGAGCGGAAGTGGGGATCAGCGAAGCGTTGATCACCACAGCTATGGGACTTGCGGTTGCGATCCCTGCGTATATTTTTCATAACTTCTTCCAAAAGAAAAAAGAAGACACGATTTCCGAAATGGAAAGTCTTTCAGAGCAGGCGCTTAGGTTTTTAAAATAA
- the recN gene encoding DNA repair protein RecN: protein MLQTISIRDFALIESAQIDLRGGLTAITGETGSGKSLLLDALSSLLGGKSSTMDIRTGSDKYCLEAEFDVSQNPGAITWMREHGFPLNGSAIVIRKEFTRDGKTKIQINHSLSSAQVLRGLGEILSEVHNQNDQILLLDKAQQLDILDGFAGLHTLRGEVKEGFLTYKSLKKRLEELELSHADRNRKKEILQYQIEEIHTANLKLGEEEELSKEENLLVHGEKLAENLDIITGYLHESESSVLGIFPKVLAASDKIKILNESLNEMDSALREVYVTIREINTSAQDQKEEVFFSPERLSHVQSRLDLIQKLKKKYGNSISEILETKKKAEDELAALEQNLDSKTSLEKEKKKAADKLTQSCLQLSKSRREVLNKFESKLKSELEVLGMKGAGLQVVLRWETSPEGEVEAQGKSYLVNEFGLDQAEFYFSPNPGEKPRPLRKIASGGEISRVMLAIKSVLGSNFDGKVLVFDEIDSGLGGEIASDVAKKLRTLSKTHQIILVTHLQQIAAAADHHLLVSKRLKEGRTVSETEFLGMEERTMELARMIAGQNISKGALHHAKELLKKKAV from the coding sequence ATGCTTCAGACAATTAGTATCCGAGATTTTGCATTAATTGAATCAGCCCAGATCGACTTAAGAGGGGGGTTAACTGCGATTACGGGAGAGACCGGTTCCGGAAAATCTCTCTTACTGGATGCTCTTTCTTCCTTACTCGGAGGAAAAAGTAGTACCATGGATATTCGAACTGGTTCGGATAAGTATTGTTTAGAAGCTGAGTTCGATGTTTCCCAAAATCCAGGCGCCATAACCTGGATGAGGGAACATGGATTTCCTTTAAACGGCTCCGCAATTGTGATCCGAAAAGAATTCACTCGGGATGGAAAAACAAAGATCCAGATCAATCATTCATTATCTTCTGCTCAAGTGCTTCGTGGTTTAGGAGAGATCCTTTCCGAAGTACATAATCAAAATGATCAAATTCTACTTTTGGACAAGGCCCAACAATTGGATATTCTGGACGGTTTTGCAGGTTTGCACACACTCAGAGGAGAAGTGAAGGAAGGATTTTTAACTTATAAAAGCCTGAAAAAACGATTGGAAGAATTAGAATTATCTCATGCGGACAGAAACCGCAAAAAAGAGATACTCCAATACCAGATAGAGGAGATCCACACTGCCAATTTAAAATTGGGAGAAGAGGAGGAACTCAGCAAAGAAGAAAACCTACTCGTTCACGGAGAAAAATTGGCAGAGAACCTAGATATAATCACCGGTTATTTGCATGAAAGTGAATCTTCCGTTTTGGGGATTTTCCCCAAGGTGCTTGCCGCTTCCGATAAGATCAAAATTTTGAACGAATCATTAAACGAAATGGATTCCGCTCTTAGGGAAGTGTATGTTACGATCCGTGAGATCAATACGAGTGCCCAGGACCAAAAAGAAGAGGTGTTCTTTTCTCCGGAGAGGTTATCTCATGTTCAGTCCAGGCTAGATCTGATCCAAAAACTTAAGAAAAAATACGGAAATTCAATTTCTGAAATTTTAGAAACAAAGAAGAAGGCGGAGGACGAGCTAGCCGCTCTAGAACAAAATTTAGATTCTAAAACTTCTCTGGAAAAGGAAAAGAAAAAGGCAGCAGATAAGCTTACCCAATCTTGTTTGCAGCTTTCCAAGTCTAGGCGAGAGGTCCTGAACAAGTTCGAATCCAAACTTAAATCAGAGTTGGAAGTTCTGGGAATGAAGGGAGCCGGACTGCAGGTAGTACTTCGTTGGGAAACAAGCCCGGAGGGAGAAGTAGAAGCCCAAGGAAAATCCTATTTGGTAAACGAATTCGGATTGGACCAGGCAGAATTCTATTTTAGCCCGAACCCTGGAGAAAAACCAAGACCTCTTCGTAAAATTGCTTCTGGAGGAGAAATTTCCAGAGTAATGTTGGCCATCAAAAGTGTGCTTGGTTCCAATTTTGACGGAAAAGTTTTGGTTTTTGATGAGATTGACTCCGGTCTGGGTGGAGAGATTGCTTCTGACGTAGCAAAAAAACTCAGAACACTTTCCAAAACTCACCAGATTATTTTGGTCACACATTTACAGCAGATCGCTGCCGCTGCAGACCATCATCTTCTAGTAAGCAAACGACTCAAAGAAGGAAGAACCGTCTCCGAAACTGAATTCTTGGGAATGGAGGAGAGAACCATGGAACTTGCGAGAATGATCGCGGGTCAAAATATCTCCAAAGGCGCTCTCCATCACGCAAAGGAATTGCTCAAAAAGAAGGCGGTATAA
- a CDS encoding histidine kinase: protein MAKSFKDLDAQLSDYILNRSRISVQSSRMNSKLEKYVLRILTEVLEKLGQTRYIEMLYTITKEMAINGVKANQKRVFFEDLGLDIRNHEHYDQGLAQFKQNFSEKMADEYGKRCLARGVFVKISVTYAPEGLVVEVVNNTPVIEIEESRMREKMRKAMEYNDIAEFYMDNMDNTEGAGLGIALIMILLKSENIDPNLFRIQTSAAETVARVEIPFTDNYVTIRSKEINQVGNHK, encoded by the coding sequence ATGGCAAAAAGTTTCAAAGATTTAGACGCCCAGCTCTCAGATTATATCCTCAACCGCTCCCGCATCTCCGTTCAATCTTCCAGAATGAATTCCAAATTGGAAAAATACGTCCTGCGTATTCTTACGGAAGTTCTGGAAAAATTAGGCCAAACAAGATACATAGAGATGTTGTATACGATCACCAAGGAAATGGCGATCAACGGAGTGAAGGCCAACCAAAAGAGGGTGTTCTTCGAAGATCTGGGTTTGGATATCCGAAATCATGAACATTACGACCAGGGTCTGGCCCAGTTCAAACAGAACTTTTCCGAAAAAATGGCCGACGAATACGGGAAGCGTTGTCTTGCCAGAGGCGTTTTTGTCAAAATTTCGGTAACTTACGCTCCAGAAGGTTTGGTAGTCGAAGTAGTTAATAATACTCCTGTAATCGAGATCGAAGAATCTCGTATGAGGGAGAAAATGAGAAAGGCGATGGAATACAATGATATCGCCGAGTTCTATATGGATAATATGGACAATACTGAGGGAGCCGGTCTTGGGATCGCTCTCATCATGATCCTTCTCAAAAGTGAGAATATTGATCCAAATCTTTTTAGGATCCAGACAAGCGCCGCAGAAACCGTCGCCAGGGTAGAAATCCCTTTCACCGACAATTACGTAACCATTAGAAGTAAGGAAATCAACCAAGTTGGAAATCACAAATAA
- a CDS encoding SDR family NAD(P)-dependent oxidoreductase codes for MEITNKTAVITGSAGGLGKEMALHFAKLGANIVLSDISAEKLAGAKKEIEALGAKVIAVPTDVSKEKDAVELMEQAVSAFGSVDIAVLNAGILRDGLLIKADKQTGKVASKMSLAEWQAVIDVNLTGVFLTGREAAVQMVNNGTKGVIIPIASVSMHGNPGQTNYSAAKAGVAAMTKLWAKELSRYGIRVAGIAPGFIATEMVMKDMNPEALKKWESLIPIGRLGRPDEIASTAVFIAQNDLVDGVVLEISGGVKI; via the coding sequence TTGGAAATCACAAATAAAACTGCCGTAATCACCGGTTCTGCCGGAGGTTTAGGCAAAGAGATGGCCCTTCATTTTGCGAAATTGGGAGCCAATATCGTTCTATCGGATATCTCCGCAGAAAAACTCGCAGGTGCCAAAAAAGAGATCGAAGCGCTCGGTGCTAAGGTAATCGCAGTTCCGACAGACGTTTCTAAGGAAAAAGACGCTGTTGAACTCATGGAACAAGCAGTTTCCGCGTTCGGTTCCGTAGATATCGCAGTTTTGAACGCAGGGATCTTGAGAGATGGTCTCTTAATAAAAGCGGATAAACAAACTGGTAAGGTTGCTTCTAAGATGTCTTTGGCAGAATGGCAGGCAGTGATCGATGTGAACCTGACCGGAGTATTCTTAACAGGCAGAGAAGCGGCGGTTCAAATGGTAAATAACGGTACTAAAGGGGTGATCATCCCTATCGCTTCCGTCTCTATGCATGGTAACCCGGGCCAAACCAATTATTCCGCTGCAAAAGCGGGTGTAGCTGCCATGACTAAGTTATGGGCGAAGGAACTCAGCCGCTACGGTATCAGGGTTGCCGGGATCGCACCTGGATTCATCGCTACAGAAATGGTAATGAAAGATATGAATCCGGAAGCTCTCAAAAAATGGGAGTCTTTGATCCCGATCGGCAGGTTGGGTAGACCGGATGAGATTGCAAGCACCGCGGTATTCATCGCTCAAAACGATCTGGTAGATGGAGTCGTTTTGGAAATTTCGGGAGGGGTCAAAATTTGA
- a CDS encoding ArsR/SmtB family transcription factor: MAAQKLEIKKTHLDSTIRGLKAVAHPDRLKILLHLSKKEHSVGELVDALGISQSAASQHLSKMKEAGYLGSKKVSNQVFYSIKDAKFKAFAKSLLQIFSK; the protein is encoded by the coding sequence ATGGCAGCCCAAAAGTTAGAAATTAAAAAAACTCATCTGGATTCTACCATCCGCGGACTTAAAGCAGTAGCTCATCCTGACAGATTAAAAATCCTTCTCCATCTTTCTAAAAAAGAACACAGCGTGGGAGAACTTGTAGACGCACTTGGTATCAGCCAATCAGCTGCATCTCAACACTTAAGCAAAATGAAAGAAGCAGGATACTTAGGAAGCAAAAAAGTTTCTAACCAAGTATTCTACTCTATCAAAGACGCAAAATTCAAAGCATTCGCAAAATCTTTACTTCAGATCTTTTCTAAGTAA
- the rfaD gene encoding ADP-glyceromanno-heptose 6-epimerase — MGMKRVIVTGGAGLIGSNIVRLLNEQGISDILVVDHLGTSSKWKNLRGLEYTDYTEKEEFLQKVQTTDILKDYSHIFHLGACSSTTETDASYLIRNNYEYTKILAEESLRRKIQFLYASSAATYGEGQFGYDDKTPIHPLKPLNMYGYSKHMFDLYALKKGFLDQITGVKYFNIFGFGEAHKGDMRSVVLKGYEQISSEGKLKLFKSYRPDYKDGEQKRDFLYVKDAAKISLFLLENRKFGLYNVGRGQAETWNSLASALFAALGKPQNIEYMEMPESLKAKYQYYTKAETQKLISSGYKEGFTDLETAIADYVDLLKKEEE, encoded by the coding sequence ATGGGAATGAAACGAGTAATCGTTACCGGCGGAGCCGGACTGATCGGAAGTAATATAGTAAGACTTCTGAATGAGCAGGGGATTTCAGATATCCTAGTCGTGGACCATTTGGGGACTTCTTCCAAATGGAAAAACCTAAGAGGTTTGGAATATACGGATTATACTGAAAAGGAAGAATTCCTCCAAAAAGTACAAACCACGGATATATTAAAAGATTATTCTCATATCTTTCATTTGGGAGCTTGTTCTTCCACAACGGAGACGGATGCCTCTTATCTGATCCGGAACAATTACGAGTACACTAAGATCTTAGCGGAAGAGTCTCTTCGAAGAAAGATACAATTTTTATACGCTTCTTCTGCAGCCACCTATGGAGAAGGGCAATTCGGTTACGACGATAAGACTCCGATCCACCCGCTCAAACCTTTGAATATGTACGGATATTCCAAACATATGTTCGATCTATATGCCTTAAAAAAAGGATTTTTGGACCAAATCACCGGAGTGAAATACTTCAATATATTCGGATTCGGAGAGGCACATAAGGGAGACATGAGATCCGTAGTATTAAAAGGATACGAACAGATCTCTTCCGAAGGAAAGTTGAAATTATTCAAGTCCTACCGCCCGGACTATAAGGACGGAGAACAAAAAAGGGATTTCCTCTACGTAAAAGACGCAGCCAAGATCAGCCTATTCCTTTTAGAAAACCGTAAATTCGGTTTATATAATGTGGGAAGAGGTCAGGCAGAAACCTGGAATTCGCTCGCTTCCGCATTATTTGCAGCGTTAGGAAAACCTCAAAATATAGAATATATGGAAATGCCTGAGAGTTTAAAGGCAAAATACCAATATTATACGAAGGCAGAGACCCAAAAGCTGATCTCGAGCGGTTACAAGGAAGGATTTACCGATTTGGAAACTGCGATTGCGGATTACGTGGATCTGTTGAAAAAAGAAGAGGAATAA
- a CDS encoding UbiD family decarboxylase produces the protein MSIRSTSEFVKELSKKGELLEIKEEVDPILEIAEIQRRVVSKRGPALLFSNVKGSKFSVATNLYGSENRIKIAFGEDPEKFIQKIAYTAKHLMPPTPKKVWEARSLAWTALRVGLRKVSKAPILDSELQSTEELPALKSWPKDAGRFITLPLVYTESPKTGKGNLGMYRIQFHEPKLTGMHIQIHRGGGFHYSEAEAEGNALPAHIYVGGPPALTISAVAPLPEEISEFLLASLLLGERLKVIKNKKISPLPIVADADFALIGKIPPKIRKPEGPFGDHYGYYALKHDYPVFEIDKIYARKDAIWPATVVGRPPQEDHWIAEYLQHLLSPMFPIVMPQVKGIWAYEESGVHSLAAAIVKERYKKEAFMGALRILGEGQLSLTKFLIVTDQDVPLMDFKTTFLAALERFQPETDLHIFSNISQDTLDYTGPKVNEGSKAVLLGVGPKTQKLKPKITSNLKNPKFKDPKVYCPGVLVVSGPKYKKGDGALETLRKEAITQGFLFVFLVDNSEEATKSDHDFIWNVFTRFEPAADIYGDSKVIRNHISFQGPILVDARLKTWYPPVLEEDPKISKQVENRFGRLLDSI, from the coding sequence ATGAGCATTCGATCTACTTCCGAATTCGTAAAAGAACTTTCTAAAAAAGGAGAACTTTTGGAGATCAAAGAAGAAGTGGATCCTATCCTCGAGATCGCAGAGATCCAGAGAAGGGTAGTCTCTAAAAGAGGTCCTGCACTTCTATTCTCGAATGTAAAAGGTTCCAAATTTTCCGTAGCCACGAATTTATACGGCTCTGAAAACCGGATCAAGATCGCATTTGGAGAAGATCCGGAAAAGTTTATTCAAAAAATTGCATATACTGCTAAACATCTGATGCCTCCCACTCCTAAAAAAGTATGGGAAGCAAGATCTCTTGCCTGGACTGCACTAAGAGTAGGTCTTAGGAAAGTAAGTAAGGCTCCAATCCTGGATTCAGAATTGCAGAGTACTGAAGAATTGCCTGCATTAAAATCTTGGCCCAAGGATGCAGGAAGATTTATCACATTACCCTTGGTATATACGGAAAGTCCCAAAACCGGAAAAGGAAATTTGGGAATGTATCGTATCCAATTCCATGAACCCAAACTCACTGGGATGCATATACAGATCCATAGGGGTGGTGGTTTTCATTATTCTGAGGCGGAAGCAGAAGGTAATGCTTTGCCCGCGCATATCTATGTAGGAGGTCCACCGGCACTTACAATTTCCGCAGTGGCACCTTTGCCGGAAGAGATCAGTGAATTCCTTCTCGCTTCACTTTTACTTGGTGAAAGATTAAAAGTAATAAAAAACAAAAAGATCAGTCCACTTCCAATCGTTGCAGATGCAGATTTCGCTTTGATCGGAAAAATTCCACCTAAGATCAGAAAACCGGAAGGACCTTTCGGGGACCATTACGGGTATTATGCTTTGAAACATGATTATCCGGTATTCGAGATAGATAAAATTTACGCTCGAAAAGATGCGATCTGGCCGGCAACAGTTGTAGGACGTCCTCCCCAAGAAGATCATTGGATCGCAGAATATTTACAACATCTATTATCTCCCATGTTCCCAATCGTAATGCCTCAGGTAAAAGGAATTTGGGCTTACGAAGAATCCGGTGTACATTCTTTGGCTGCAGCAATCGTAAAAGAAAGATACAAAAAAGAAGCATTCATGGGTGCTCTTAGGATTTTGGGAGAAGGACAATTATCTCTCACTAAATTCCTGATCGTAACTGACCAAGATGTTCCTTTGATGGATTTCAAAACAACTTTTCTCGCGGCACTTGAAAGATTCCAACCGGAGACCGACTTACATATTTTCTCCAATATTTCTCAAGACACTTTGGATTATACGGGACCTAAAGTAAATGAAGGAAGTAAGGCGGTTCTACTTGGAGTCGGACCTAAAACCCAAAAACTAAAACCTAAGATCACTTCTAATCTCAAAAATCCTAAATTCAAAGATCCGAAAGTATATTGTCCGGGAGTCCTCGTAGTTTCCGGACCAAAATATAAAAAGGGAGACGGGGCTTTAGAAACACTTCGTAAAGAAGCAATTACCCAAGGATTTTTATTCGTATTCTTAGTAGATAATTCGGAAGAAGCAACCAAGTCGGATCATGATTTTATCTGGAACGTATTCACTCGATTCGAACCTGCTGCGGATATATACGGAGATTCTAAAGTGATCCGAAATCATATTTCTTTCCAAGGCCCGATCTTAGTAGATGCAAGATTAAAAACTTGGTATCCTCCTGTTCTGGAAGAAGATCCTAAAATCTCCAAACAAGTAGAAAATAGATTTGGTAGACTTTTGGATTCGATTTAG
- a CDS encoding A/G-specific adenine glycosylase, with translation MPAGLKQKETDLPTYEFDPKTNLKLRNWFLKEKRDLAFRKNRTPYSTWVSEIMLQQTRVAAMLPLYEKFIHRFPKPEDLAVAEEEEVFRYWQGLGYYSRAKNLLAGVQKLVNEFGGKFPKTLEEALSLPGVGPYTARAILSISYNLPFAVLDGNAKRVLSRLVLFKESGSKADPALQRIADSFLNLEFPGDHNEAVMELGARICIPKPLCKECPLQNDCLAYQNGVQESIPEIEKKKKEIPLNIRFYILKTKQGILLVRYPERRFFKTIYSLPFSFEGKNPYEADPVLDWNLKPFDLGIKFKHTITHHKIQGFVSETELDPKLEKKILENFRKIRPSIEIKYCNWKNLETEFPSSIAKKIKQTLAKDGAVLPGLEN, from the coding sequence ATGCCCGCAGGTCTGAAACAAAAAGAAACCGATCTTCCGACCTACGAATTCGATCCTAAAACGAATTTAAAACTTAGAAATTGGTTCTTAAAAGAAAAAAGAGACCTGGCATTCCGAAAGAACAGAACTCCTTATTCAACTTGGGTGAGCGAGATCATGCTGCAGCAGACAAGAGTTGCAGCAATGCTTCCTCTTTACGAAAAGTTTATACATAGATTTCCAAAACCGGAAGATCTTGCAGTCGCGGAAGAAGAAGAAGTATTTCGTTATTGGCAAGGTCTGGGTTATTATTCCAGGGCTAAAAATCTTTTGGCGGGAGTCCAAAAATTAGTCAATGAGTTCGGCGGAAAATTTCCAAAAACTTTAGAAGAGGCTCTTTCTCTTCCGGGAGTGGGACCTTATACCGCCCGTGCTATTCTTTCTATTTCTTACAATCTACCTTTTGCCGTTTTGGATGGAAACGCAAAAAGAGTTCTCTCTCGTTTGGTCTTATTCAAGGAGTCCGGATCTAAAGCGGATCCTGCGTTACAAAGGATTGCGGATTCATTTTTGAATTTGGAATTTCCCGGGGATCATAATGAAGCAGTAATGGAACTAGGTGCCCGCATCTGTATTCCAAAACCTTTATGTAAAGAATGTCCTCTTCAAAATGATTGTTTAGCCTATCAAAATGGGGTCCAAGAAAGTATCCCGGAGATAGAAAAGAAAAAAAAGGAAATCCCTTTAAATATACGTTTTTATATTCTAAAGACAAAACAAGGAATACTTCTTGTTCGTTATCCGGAGAGAAGATTTTTCAAAACAATCTATTCTCTGCCTTTTTCCTTCGAAGGAAAAAATCCGTATGAAGCGGATCCTGTTTTGGATTGGAACTTAAAACCTTTCGATCTTGGGATTAAATTTAAACATACGATCACTCACCATAAGATCCAAGGTTTTGTTTCCGAAACGGAATTGGATCCAAAATTAGAGAAGAAGATCCTGGAAAATTTCCGTAAGATCCGTCCTTCTATAGAGATTAAATATTGCAATTGGAAAAATTTGGAGACTGAATTCCCTTCTTCTATTGCAAAAAAGATCAAACAAACCCTGGCTAAAGACGGAGCAGTCCTGCCGGGGTTAGAAAATTAA
- a CDS encoding SDR family NAD(P)-dependent oxidoreductase: MKVAIVTGASNGIGKNIAIELGKRGIGVILTYHSDKKGAEDVVREVEKNGSKAVSLKLDLSQKSSFESFTELVKKNLEEIWKRKTFDYLVNNGGVGGGMPFTEITEEYFDQILNTNFKGPFFITQSLVSSIEDNGRIVNTSSSASHGSFVGYSAYGASKAALTSWTKYLAKELSPRKIRVNSVSPGPVHTNLGGGAFDKHPEYIQPIADQTALGRIGSPDDIAKVIVNLLSDEFSWVTAQDLEVSGGYLL; the protein is encoded by the coding sequence ATGAAAGTAGCAATCGTCACAGGAGCAAGTAACGGGATCGGAAAAAATATCGCGATCGAATTAGGAAAAAGAGGGATCGGCGTAATCCTTACTTATCATTCGGATAAAAAAGGTGCCGAAGATGTTGTGAGAGAAGTGGAGAAGAATGGATCCAAGGCTGTTAGTCTTAAATTGGATCTAAGCCAAAAGTCTTCTTTCGAAAGTTTTACCGAGTTAGTAAAAAAGAACCTGGAAGAAATTTGGAAAAGAAAAACTTTCGATTACTTGGTAAATAACGGAGGAGTCGGAGGAGGAATGCCTTTTACAGAGATCACTGAAGAATATTTCGATCAGATATTGAACACGAATTTTAAAGGACCATTTTTCATAACACAAAGCCTTGTTAGTTCTATAGAAGACAATGGAAGGATAGTGAATACATCAAGTTCCGCTAGTCACGGATCCTTTGTAGGATATTCGGCCTATGGCGCATCGAAAGCCGCATTAACTTCTTGGACAAAGTATCTTGCAAAAGAACTTTCTCCCAGAAAGATCAGAGTGAATTCAGTCTCTCCAGGTCCAGTTCACACGAATCTTGGAGGAGGAGCTTTCGATAAACATCCGGAATATATCCAACCAATAGCAGACCAGACTGCTTTGGGAAGAATTGGAAGTCCGGATGATATTGCAAAGGTAATCGTAAATCTTTTATCAGATGAGTTTTCTTGGGTAACTGCTCAGGACTTGGAGGTCTCTGGAGGATATTTACTATAA